A genomic segment from Salvia splendens isolate huo1 chromosome 13, SspV2, whole genome shotgun sequence encodes:
- the LOC121761214 gene encoding interactor of constitutive active ROPs 2, chloroplastic-like: MQTTKSRPGSLDVTPKPSPAMPRTARKLKTSGSDPDSFSSPKNKTPKDKSPKVVGRSPRSPAIEKKRAPSRVSELEPQLAQLQDELKKAKEQLSSSESWKRKAQQEAEEAKKQLAAMSAKLEETQNQLKELSDSEEARLQELRKVSQDRDRVWQSELEAVQKQHSMDSAALASALNEIQKLKLQLDRVTESQTSHARHADSAHAEIQSLRIELTETLELVKNLKNQLNDSRESEAQAMEEVGKAQMLLEVVKTTEEALRLEHGNVRESYSSLLAELDQSKNKANTLEELASKLRADLAKSESDAKSLCGDKHEQAEMLEHEVDSLKRESAELRDALEAAEKRYQDQYLQSTLQIRDAYELVKHSKSESLKKESELVEKLKESQVDIEELKEKLIEKEQALQSVPLDNNSLNLDVNEKNVGIELNKSESGLEDLKASLSEMETQLQSITEENKMLKSEILKREVEKNKANDGALASTEAARAAEQEAMMKLGHLTEEADKSCRRTTRVTEELDAAQAANSEMEAELRRLKVQSDQWRKAAEAAAAILSNGNNSGKYIERIGSLDYHTIGGKLGLPYSEDTDDESPKKKNGNMLKKIGVLLKKGQK, encoded by the exons ATGCAGACCACTAAATCAAG ACCTGGTTCTCTCGATGTCACTCCAAAACCTTCTCCTGCCATGCCTCGTACAGCCCGGAAGCTCAAAACTTCGGGATCAGATCCCGATTCGTTTTCCTctccaaaaaacaaaacacctaAGGATAAAAGTCCTAAAGTTGTTGGCCGATCTCCACGAAGCCCAGCAATAGAG AAAAAGAGAGCACCGAGCAGAGTGTCTGAATTGGAGCCTCAGCTGGCACAGCTGcaggatgagctgaagaaggcGAAGGAGCAGCTGAGCTCTTCCGAGTCATGGAAGAGGAAGGCTCAGCAGGAGGCGGAGGAAGCTAAGAAGCAGCTTGCAGCTATGTCAGCTAAACTCGAAGAAACTCAGAACCAACTGAAGGAACTCTCCGACTCTGAGGAAGCCCGACTGCAAGAGCTACGTAAAGTTTCTCAAGACCGAGACAGAGTTTGGCAGTCAGAACTGGAGGCTGTTCAGAAGCAGCACTCGATGGACTCTGCTGCTTTGGCTTCTGCACTGAACGAGATTCAGAAGCTTAAGCTACAATTAGATCGGGTTACTGAGTCTCAAACTTCTCATGCTAGGCATGCTGACTCCGCTCATGCTGAGATTCAGAGCCTGAGAATCGAGCTTACGGAAACTCTCGAGTTGGTCAAGAATCTCAAGAACCAGTTGAATGATAGCAGAGAATCGGAAGCTCAGGCCATGGAGGAAGTTGGCAAAGCTCAAATGCTGCTGGAAGTTGTCAAGACTACAGAGGAAGCTCTGCGGTTGGAGCATGGCAACGTCAGGGAATCCTACAGCTCGTTGCTGGCTGAGCTAGATCAGTCGAAGAACAAAGCAAATACACTTGAGGAACTTGCCAGCAAACTCCGCGCTGATCTTGCTAAAAGTGAAAGTGATGCTAAGTCCTTGTGTGGGGATAAACATGAGCAGGCAGAGATGTTGGAGCACGAGGTTGATAGTCTGAAACGCGAATCAGCTGAGTTGAGGGATGCCCTTGAAGCAGCTGAAAAAAGATATCAAGATCAGTACCTTCAGAGCACGTTGCAGATTAGAGATGCGTACGAGCTAGTGAAGCACTCGAAATCAGAATCGCTGAAGAAAGAATCCGAATTGGTGGAAAAGTTGAAAGAATCCCAAGTTGATATTGAAGAGCTAAAGGAAAAACTGATTGAAAAGGAACAGGCATTGCAAAGTGTTCCATTGGACAACAACTCGCTGAATCTTGATGTGAACGAAAAGAATGTAGGAATCGAGTTAAACAAGTCAGAATCCGGCCTAGAAGATCTGAAAGCAAGCTTGTCAGAGATGGAGACACAGCTCCAAAGCATCACTGAAGAAAACAAGATGCTCAAATCCGAGATCTTGAAAAGGGAGGTGGAGAAAAACAAGGCAAACGACGGGGCCCTTGCTTCAACAGAGGCAGCAAGAGCAGCTGAACAAGAGGCCATGATGAAGCTCGGGCACCTAACTGAAGAAGCCGATAAAAGCTGCAGAAGAACCACGAGGGTCACTGAAGAGCTCGATGCTGCTCAGGCTGCAAACTCTGAGATGGAGGCTGAGTTAAGGAGGTTGAAGGTGCAGTCAGACCAGTGGAGGAAGGCGGCTGAGGCAGCTGCTGCCATACTCTCCAATGGCAACAACAGTGGGAAGTACATCGAAAGGATAGGATCCTTGGACTACCACACAATTGGTGGCAAGTTAGGGCTGCCTTACTCAGAAGATACAGATGATGAGTCCCCTAAGAAGAAAAATGGGAACATGCTGAAGAAGATTGGTGTGTTGTTGAAGAAAGGGCAGAAGTAG